In one window of Polynucleobacter sp. AM-7D1 DNA:
- the ispC gene encoding 1-deoxy-D-xylulose-5-phosphate reductoisomerase yields the protein MSLKQVAILGSTGSIGVNTLDVIRAHPDRFKVVALTAAKQIERLSEQCIEFKPTIAVVADAEGAAKLAQLLQAKKIATQVLYGPEALVSAITESGCDTVMAAIVGAAGLVPALAAAQAGKRVLLANKEALVMSGNLFMQAMQAGGGELLPIDSEHNAIFQCLPDRFTKNPSAHLGVEELWLTASGGPFRDRQLADLSDITPEQACAHPNWVMGRKISVDSATMMNKGLEVIEAFWLFGLPLEKIKVLIHPQSVVHSMVRYRDGSVLAQMGQPDMRTPIAYGLAWPERIEAGVAPLNLTQLSGLSFTEPNFAQFPCLNLAFAAAKAGGTTPAVLNAANEVAVAAFLDDGLPYLSIPNVVEHCLNALPSVAASSLEAILEVDALARRTANDFIRDLKR from the coding sequence ATGTCTCTTAAGCAAGTTGCCATCCTCGGATCTACGGGATCGATTGGTGTTAATACTTTAGATGTGATTCGTGCGCATCCAGATCGCTTCAAGGTGGTCGCTTTGACTGCTGCAAAACAGATTGAACGTCTATCTGAGCAATGTATTGAGTTCAAGCCAACTATTGCAGTAGTGGCTGACGCTGAGGGCGCTGCTAAGCTGGCTCAACTCCTGCAAGCAAAAAAGATCGCGACTCAAGTTCTTTATGGGCCTGAGGCATTAGTAAGTGCCATCACCGAATCAGGGTGCGATACCGTTATGGCAGCGATTGTGGGTGCAGCTGGCCTAGTCCCTGCCCTAGCTGCAGCTCAAGCAGGTAAGCGGGTATTGTTGGCCAATAAAGAAGCGCTCGTGATGTCAGGTAATTTATTTATGCAGGCTATGCAAGCTGGCGGCGGTGAATTACTTCCCATCGACAGTGAACATAATGCGATTTTTCAATGTCTGCCAGATCGCTTTACAAAAAATCCATCTGCGCATTTAGGTGTTGAAGAGCTTTGGTTAACTGCCTCTGGCGGACCATTCAGAGACAGACAGCTTGCGGATTTATCGGACATTACCCCCGAGCAAGCTTGCGCCCATCCAAACTGGGTGATGGGTAGAAAAATTTCAGTTGATTCAGCAACGATGATGAATAAAGGCTTGGAAGTTATCGAAGCTTTTTGGTTGTTTGGTTTGCCGCTAGAAAAGATTAAGGTGTTGATTCATCCGCAGAGCGTAGTGCACTCGATGGTGCGTTATCGTGATGGCTCTGTGCTGGCGCAAATGGGTCAGCCTGATATGCGCACTCCAATTGCTTATGGCCTTGCCTGGCCTGAACGCATCGAGGCTGGTGTTGCTCCTTTAAATCTGACTCAGTTGAGTGGTCTCAGTTTCACCGAACCAAATTTTGCTCAATTCCCCTGTCTTAACTTGGCCTTTGCTGCGGCAAAAGCAGGGGGCACTACTCCTGCTGTATTGAATGCTGCGAACGAAGTTGCTGTGGCCGCTTTCTTGGATGATGGCTTGCCATACTTAAGCATTCCTAATGTAGTGGAGCACTGCTTAAATGCCTTGCCTTCAGTTGCTGCGAGCTCCCTGGAAGCGATTCTTGAGGTTGATGCTTTGGCTCGTCGTACTGCGAATGATTTCATTCGCGATCTCAAAAGATAG
- a CDS encoding phosphatidate cytidylyltransferase, translating into MLKTRIITATILMAVLLPILFLLPPIYLGGFFLVALVVAAWEWSRMIAPEAKKAAWLYAAFCLAIILFLLATQAISWQFSLLMMAVLFWFFLAPFILAKGMNLSLQKFKPFYSILGLIILPATWFALVFLRELGLVFLLSSMALVWVADIGAYFVGKAFGKHKLAVNISPGKSIEGALGGLVLCYLYAFLCVMYLPLADTLFGAWAIRFGWVPMLLMVTVLAAFSVFGDLFESQLKRLAGVKDSSHLLPGHGGVLDRVDALIPTMPIAALLAGLI; encoded by the coding sequence ATGTTAAAAACCCGAATCATTACTGCCACTATCTTGATGGCAGTGCTATTGCCCATCTTATTTTTATTACCACCAATCTATTTGGGCGGATTTTTCCTCGTCGCATTAGTTGTAGCTGCTTGGGAATGGAGTCGCATGATTGCCCCTGAGGCAAAAAAGGCGGCATGGCTCTATGCTGCTTTTTGTTTGGCCATCATTTTGTTTTTGCTGGCTACTCAGGCGATCTCATGGCAGTTCTCTCTGCTCATGATGGCAGTCCTGTTTTGGTTCTTTCTGGCGCCATTTATTTTGGCAAAGGGGATGAACCTCTCGCTTCAAAAATTCAAACCTTTCTACAGCATTCTGGGTTTGATCATTCTCCCAGCCACTTGGTTCGCTTTAGTCTTCTTACGTGAGCTGGGCTTAGTCTTTTTATTGAGTAGTATGGCTTTAGTTTGGGTTGCCGATATCGGCGCTTACTTTGTTGGCAAGGCTTTTGGTAAGCATAAGTTAGCCGTGAATATTAGTCCGGGGAAGTCAATTGAGGGTGCGCTAGGCGGTCTCGTGCTTTGCTATCTCTACGCATTCTTATGTGTCATGTATTTACCTCTAGCTGATACCTTATTTGGTGCCTGGGCTATTCGATTTGGATGGGTGCCGATGCTCTTGATGGTTACCGTATTAGCTGCGTTCAGCGTCTTTGGTGATTTGTTTGAGTCTCAGTTGAAGCGCTTAGCTGGTGTTAAAGACAGCAGTCATTTGCTGCCTGGCCATGGTGGCGTACTAGATCGGGTTGATGCTCTCATCCCGACAATGCCGATTGCTGCATTACTAGCTGGATTGATTTGA